GGCATTTACCATGTCCCCCAAACCCGGGGTTTTGTCATGTTGTGCTGACTTTCCCGGAGACTCGGCCTTGTATACCGTTTCTGTTCGTCGGCTCATAGCTTTGCGCTTCGGCTTCCTTCAGACATACCCTCGCGGGAATGCCCTTGCCGTCGGATAGGTAAAGGCCTTTTGCACCTGGAAGACAGGGAAAATAGGGACAGGTAAACTATGCTTGATGAGTCTGGCCTGCTGTGGTAAGGGTGCATGTAATTGGAAGGAAGGCGTAACGCTCTTTGGGAGAATGTCCAGCAAGGGCAAAAAGGGATGAAAGACAGGAAGGGATGTGGGCCATGGCACGGACTCGGCGCATGAAGGCAAACGGCGAAGAGGCTTACTACCACGTGGTGTCCCGCACTGTGGGCGGGGAGTTCTATTTGGGGGAGGTGGAAAAGGAGAAACTCCTTGAGGTGATCCGCACCTATGGGCGGCTCTATTTCGTGGAGATCCTCGGGTTTTGTCTTATGAGCAACCACTTTCACCTGGTAGTGAAGACCCAAAGGTTCGAAGACGTCACTGATGCACAGATCGTGGAGCGGGTGAGCGCCCACTACGGCCTGGACCCGGAGGTGGTGCGGCTGAAAGACCTGGCCGCCCTTCGGGCCAAATTGTGCGATCTTTCGGAATTCGTCCGCTCGGTGAAGCTGGAATTTTCCCGCTGGTATAACCGAAAAAACCAGCGAAGGGGCTACTTCTGGGGGGATCGGTTCAAGAGCGTACTTCTCGAAGGAGGCCCGGCTCTGGCCCAGTGTCTCGCCTACATCGAGCTCAATCCCGTGCGGGCCTCTATTGTGGATCGCCCTGAAGGGTACCGCTGGAACAGCCTTTCCTTCCGGCTGGCGGAAAAGGCGGAGTTTTTAAGCTGGGGCGGCATGGATTGGCAAGATGTGCGCCAGTATTGGGTCATGGTCTATGAGGTGGGAAAAGGCGGTCGGGTGGATTCCAAGGGCCACGCGAAGGGACGGATCCGGGAGGACCTCGAGGTGCCTTTGGGCCTTTGGAGACACAAGGTCCGCTTCTTTACGGACAGCCTGGTCTTGGGCTCGAAGGCCTTTGTCCAAAATGCCTATGAGCGGTTTTCGGAGTGCCTGCACAAGAAGGAACGAAGGGCCCACCGGGCAGCGATGGAGGGGGTGTTTTCGCTTCGGCGATTGACAGCGGCGTAGGCTTAGATTGCGTACGCGCAACCAAACACGTCGTAAGGGGACACTCGTGCAGAACGTGCTTAGTTTTTTGGCTTCTCGATATATTGATGGTCTCGTAAAAAGTCCGGTCTTGATTTGAGTTCCCCAAAAGTCAATCGGCAGCAAATCTGCCGACGTTCGCTGAAAAATTGCCTAGCAGAACGGAAAATTCTCTTTGATAATGCGGATCAGTTCTGATACGCCCCCCAAAGGAGAAAAATCGGGGTTTTTTTACCCTTGTTCAGGCGTTTTCTGAACGCAAGCAACACAGCCATCGAGCGAAAAGACCATTTTTCGAGGTTCCATTTAGAGCCCGGTGATGGTTCCATTCGACAGCCCTCGATCGATGCGGTTCGGGCCTCACCGCATCCTACGCTTCTTCATCTCACTCGAAAAGGATCGTGAACATGCTCCCCTTCCTTGCCCATGGCACCTCGATCTGCCTGATGCCGTGCCCCTCGCAACGGACCCTCGGGACCTTGGCGGTAATGTAGCAGTGATGCTGGAAGAAGTTGAGATGGCGCCAGGTCAACTCCTTGAAATCAATGTGCCTTGCTCAACCTCCCACAAACAGGACACGGATACAGGGAATCCCGATCCGCCCCGATCGTAAGCCGAAGCTCATGGGGAACCTTCGTGGTGTCAAGAATCTGCCCCGTTATCTTCCTCAGGCTCCTCAAGCCCAAGACCCAGACTGATGATATCCCGGCTGTTCATGACTTTCCTCCGTTTCGTGTGGACTTAAGCCCATCAAACTCCAAATCCACACGAAACGTCGAGGAGCCAAAAAATTGAGGCAACGCCGCGAGAATCGGGTCTTTTCAGCTGGATCAGCAATGGATTAATCCAGCACGTTAGCTGCCCGTGAATTCTCGAGCAAGCATCGCTATCCCAAGAATAGTCTGCAATATCCT
This Deltaproteobacteria bacterium DNA region includes the following protein-coding sequences:
- a CDS encoding transposase family protein; amino-acid sequence: MTWRHLNFFQHHCYITAKVPRVRCEGHGIRQIEVPWARKGSMFTILFE
- a CDS encoding transposase; the protein is MARTRRMKANGEEAYYHVVSRTVGGEFYLGEVEKEKLLEVIRTYGRLYFVEILGFCLMSNHFHLVVKTQRFEDVTDAQIVERVSAHYGLDPEVVRLKDLAALRAKLCDLSEFVRSVKLEFSRWYNRKNQRRGYFWGDRFKSVLLEGGPALAQCLAYIELNPVRASIVDRPEGYRWNSLSFRLAEKAEFLSWGGMDWQDVRQYWVMVYEVGKGGRVDSKGHAKGRIREDLEVPLGLWRHKVRFFTDSLVLGSKAFVQNAYERFSECLHKKERRAHRAAMEGVFSLRRLTAA